A genomic region of Tsukamurella pulmonis contains the following coding sequences:
- a CDS encoding inositol monophosphatase family protein — MAALPDGFTADPDRLLALAGEALDAAAPRFIEGVGAPASVAKGPADFATDLDLELERRITAAVAEATGVPVHGEEYGGAPVDEGTVWVLDPIDGTFNYSAGYPATGTLLGLLHDGKPVAGLAWFPLVGDAFAGHVAGPVRNRGEALPPLSDGGLDDAMIAVGSFSRGSNGHFPGDYRYAILGEVSRRVARVRQFGSTGVDLAYTAAGALGGAVVFGHHPWDNAAGAALVLAAGGRVTDLAGEEWHVGSDSVLAGAPGVYDELAAIVRSVGAPSDFRGDPGHPGTLGY, encoded by the coding sequence GTGGCCGCCCTGCCCGACGGCTTCACCGCCGACCCCGACCGGCTCCTCGCCCTCGCAGGCGAGGCGCTGGACGCCGCTGCGCCCCGCTTCATCGAGGGCGTCGGCGCGCCGGCGTCCGTCGCGAAGGGCCCGGCCGACTTCGCCACCGATCTCGACCTCGAGCTGGAGCGGCGGATCACCGCGGCCGTCGCCGAGGCCACGGGTGTTCCGGTGCACGGCGAGGAGTACGGCGGAGCCCCGGTCGACGAGGGCACCGTGTGGGTCCTCGATCCCATCGACGGCACCTTCAACTACTCCGCCGGATACCCCGCCACGGGAACGCTGCTCGGCCTCCTGCACGACGGCAAACCGGTTGCGGGCCTGGCCTGGTTCCCCCTCGTGGGCGACGCCTTCGCCGGCCACGTCGCGGGCCCCGTCCGCAACCGCGGCGAGGCACTGCCGCCACTGAGCGACGGCGGGCTGGACGACGCGATGATCGCCGTCGGCAGCTTCAGCCGCGGCAGCAACGGGCACTTCCCCGGCGACTACCGCTACGCCATCCTCGGCGAGGTCTCGCGCCGCGTGGCGCGCGTGCGCCAGTTCGGGTCGACGGGCGTCGACCTCGCCTACACCGCCGCCGGCGCGCTCGGCGGTGCCGTGGTCTTCGGCCACCATCCGTGGGACAACGCCGCGGGTGCCGCGCTCGTGCTCGCCGCCGGCGGCCGCGTCACCGACCTCGCGGGCGAGGAATGGCACGTCGGCTCCGACTCCGTCCTCGCGGGCGCCCCCGGCGTCTACGACGAGCTCGCGGCGATCGTCCGGTCGGTCGGCGCACCGTCGGACTTCCGCGGCGATCCGGGGCACCCCGGAACCCTGGGCTACTAG
- a CDS encoding sugar porter family MFS transporter, producing the protein MSGTQAAKSSAVLVGIAAASLGVIYGYDTSNIAAAKDFIRADFGLGDGMTQALATVVVVGEILGAIAGGWFANKVGRRKAMIAVAAGYSVFALFGALAPTVPLLLIARFLLGLTVGVSVVVVPVFVAESAPAKRRGAMLVAYQFATIVGIILGYILGYLLAGLGTTSWKWMLGLAAVPAIIVTLLLVRLPDTARWYMTRGREHEARAALISIEPDSTAADIEAELDEMRAQLSDESGGKLSQLFHKPYLRATFFVVVLGFFIQITGINAIIYYSPDIFASMGYDGNFGKYMLPAFVQLFGLLAVVISIFTVDKFGRRPILLGGIGTMILAFAVMILAYRMADGDFTNHQTAGVVGFAGLVLVVIGFSFGFGSLVWVYAGEAFPARLRAYGSSAMLTSDLVANAIVAQVTLTMLNSRLLGGTGTFAVFGALSVVAFLFVLKFAPETKGRKLEDIQYYWQNNATWPADDDKAGAPAR; encoded by the coding sequence ATGAGCGGTACGCAGGCTGCGAAATCCAGCGCGGTCCTCGTCGGCATCGCGGCGGCGAGCCTCGGTGTGATCTACGGGTACGACACGTCGAACATCGCTGCGGCGAAGGACTTCATCCGCGCCGACTTCGGCCTCGGTGACGGCATGACGCAGGCACTCGCCACCGTCGTCGTGGTGGGCGAGATCCTCGGCGCCATCGCCGGCGGCTGGTTCGCCAACAAAGTCGGCCGCCGCAAGGCGATGATCGCCGTCGCCGCGGGCTACAGCGTCTTCGCCCTGTTCGGCGCGCTGGCCCCCACGGTGCCGCTGCTGCTGATCGCGCGGTTCCTGCTCGGCCTGACCGTCGGCGTCTCGGTCGTGGTCGTCCCGGTCTTCGTCGCGGAATCCGCCCCCGCCAAGCGACGCGGCGCGATGCTGGTGGCGTACCAGTTCGCCACGATCGTCGGCATCATCCTGGGCTACATCCTGGGGTACCTGCTCGCCGGCCTGGGCACCACGTCGTGGAAGTGGATGCTCGGCCTCGCCGCGGTCCCGGCGATCATCGTCACCCTGCTGCTCGTCCGCCTGCCCGACACCGCCCGCTGGTACATGACCCGCGGCCGCGAGCACGAGGCCCGCGCCGCCCTGATCTCGATCGAGCCCGATTCGACCGCGGCGGACATCGAGGCCGAGCTCGACGAGATGCGCGCCCAGCTCTCCGACGAGTCCGGTGGCAAGCTGAGCCAGCTCTTCCACAAGCCCTACCTGCGCGCCACCTTCTTCGTGGTCGTCCTCGGCTTCTTCATCCAGATCACCGGTATCAACGCGATCATCTACTACAGCCCGGACATCTTCGCCTCGATGGGCTACGACGGGAACTTCGGCAAGTACATGCTGCCCGCGTTCGTGCAGCTCTTCGGCCTCCTGGCCGTGGTGATCTCGATCTTCACCGTGGACAAGTTCGGCCGCCGCCCGATCCTGCTCGGTGGAATCGGCACCATGATCCTCGCCTTCGCCGTGATGATCCTGGCCTACCGCATGGCCGACGGCGACTTCACGAACCACCAGACCGCGGGCGTCGTCGGTTTCGCCGGCCTGGTTCTCGTGGTGATCGGCTTCTCGTTCGGCTTCGGCTCGCTGGTCTGGGTCTACGCCGGCGAGGCCTTCCCCGCCCGGCTGCGCGCTTACGGCTCGTCGGCGATGCTCACCTCCGATCTGGTGGCGAACGCCATCGTCGCGCAGGTCACGCTGACGATGCTCAACAGCCGCCTGCTCGGCGGCACCGGGACTTTCGCGGTCTTCGGCGCGCTGTCCGTGGTCGCCTTCCTGTTCGTTCTCAAGTTCGCCCCGGAGACCAAGGGCCGCAAGCTCGAGGACATCCAGTACTACTGGCAGAACAACGCCACCTGGCCCGCCGACGACGACAAGGCCGGGGCGCCGGCCCGATGA
- a CDS encoding amino acid ABC transporter ATP-binding protein, whose translation MSVTDPRPRLEAVGLTKRYGHDEVVRGVDLTIAPGEVVSIIGPSGSGKSTLLRLLNHLEEPNAGIVRVDGELIGVRRHGGHLVALRERALRRQRARIGFVFQQFNLFPHLTAAQNVARPQRLTLGRSRAEADRRAHDLLERVGLGAHAGHYPGQLSGGQQQRVAIARTLALDPDLILFDEPTSALDPELVGEVNAVIAELAAEGRTLVVVTHELAFARRISDRIVFLDRGRIVAVGSPSAVLDRPATDRTRTFLAHWTAKETA comes from the coding sequence ATGAGCGTCACCGATCCGCGTCCGCGCCTGGAGGCGGTGGGCCTGACGAAGCGGTACGGCCACGACGAGGTGGTACGCGGGGTCGACCTGACCATCGCGCCCGGCGAGGTGGTCTCCATCATCGGGCCCTCCGGCTCGGGGAAGTCGACGCTGCTCCGGCTCCTCAATCACCTCGAGGAGCCGAACGCGGGCATCGTCCGGGTCGATGGCGAGCTGATCGGCGTCCGCCGTCACGGCGGGCACCTCGTCGCGCTCCGCGAGCGCGCGCTCCGGCGGCAGCGAGCCCGGATCGGCTTCGTGTTCCAGCAGTTCAACCTGTTCCCGCACCTGACCGCTGCGCAGAACGTGGCACGTCCGCAGCGGCTCACCCTCGGACGCAGCCGCGCGGAGGCGGACCGTCGCGCGCACGACCTGCTCGAGCGGGTCGGTCTCGGCGCGCACGCCGGCCACTACCCCGGTCAGTTGTCCGGCGGACAACAGCAACGCGTCGCGATCGCCCGCACCCTGGCGCTCGACCCCGACCTGATCCTCTTCGACGAACCCACCTCGGCGCTCGATCCCGAGCTGGTCGGCGAGGTGAACGCAGTGATCGCCGAGCTGGCGGCCGAGGGCCGCACTCTCGTGGTGGTGACCCACGAACTCGCGTTCGCGCGCCGCATCTCCGATCGCATCGTCTTCCTGGACCGGGGCCGGATAGTCGCGGTCGGGTCCCCGTCCGCCGTGCTCGACCGACCCGCCACCGACCGCACCCGCACCTTCCTCGCCCACTGGACCGCCAAGGAGACCGCATGA
- a CDS encoding GntR family transcriptional regulator, which translates to MSLPSPSQTEPPRYFRAKLELQRRIGDLGHGDTLPAERRLAEELGVSRTTLRKALAELSAEGVLRREHGSGTYVAPPKVVRVRQLTSLSEDFGVDGKAVQSRLLSCEHVTADAEAQAALELARGARVYRVTRLRIVDDEPLAIEVAHLRGPLRGLAARLEEQASLYQVLREQYERAITAVEDTVETALAAPGEAELLGVTAGHPLLMVHRLGRDADGIALEWTRSVYRGDRFKFVARASTPAS; encoded by the coding sequence ATGAGCCTTCCCTCGCCGTCGCAGACGGAGCCGCCGCGTTACTTCCGCGCGAAGCTCGAACTGCAGCGCCGGATCGGCGACCTCGGACACGGGGACACGTTGCCGGCCGAGCGTCGCCTCGCCGAGGAGCTCGGCGTCTCGCGGACCACCCTGCGCAAGGCCCTCGCGGAGCTCTCCGCCGAAGGGGTGCTGCGCCGCGAGCACGGCAGCGGCACCTACGTCGCGCCGCCCAAGGTCGTGCGGGTCCGCCAGCTGACGTCGCTGAGCGAGGACTTCGGCGTCGACGGCAAGGCCGTCCAGTCCCGCCTCCTGTCCTGCGAGCACGTCACCGCGGACGCGGAGGCGCAGGCCGCGTTGGAGCTGGCCCGGGGGGCGCGCGTGTATCGCGTGACCCGCCTGCGCATCGTCGACGACGAGCCGCTGGCGATCGAAGTGGCGCACCTGCGCGGCCCGCTGCGCGGCCTCGCCGCGCGCCTGGAGGAGCAGGCGTCGCTCTATCAAGTGCTGCGCGAGCAGTACGAGCGAGCGATCACCGCGGTCGAGGACACCGTCGAGACCGCGCTCGCGGCGCCGGGCGAGGCCGAGTTGCTCGGGGTCACGGCGGGGCATCCGCTGCTGATGGTGCACCGTCTGGGCCGCGACGCCGACGGGATCGCGCTCGAGTGGACGCGCAGCGTCTACCGCGGCGACCGCTTCAAGTTCGTCGCCCGCGCGAGTACGCCCGCGTCGTAG
- a CDS encoding peroxiredoxin, protein MRIGQQAPDFALPDRTGTVRTLSELRGDGRAAVFFYLTAGLPVCVAEVGRFRDAGEEFDRRGTARIGISMDPLVRTQAFADVMEPGFPLLTDADGAVAAEYDVKRGKFAVAPVRRQTFLIDTDGTVLHIVVGELRAVAHVEETLAFLRTLSG, encoded by the coding sequence ATGCGCATAGGCCAGCAGGCCCCGGACTTCGCACTCCCCGACCGCACCGGCACCGTTCGCACGCTCTCCGAGCTCCGCGGCGACGGCCGGGCGGCGGTCTTCTTCTACCTCACCGCCGGGCTCCCGGTGTGCGTGGCCGAGGTCGGCCGGTTCCGCGACGCGGGTGAGGAGTTCGACCGCCGCGGCACGGCCCGGATCGGGATCAGTATGGACCCGCTCGTGCGGACGCAAGCGTTCGCGGACGTCATGGAGCCCGGGTTCCCCCTGCTCACCGACGCCGACGGTGCCGTCGCCGCGGAGTACGACGTCAAACGCGGGAAGTTCGCGGTGGCGCCGGTGCGGCGGCAGACCTTCCTCATCGACACCGACGGGACGGTGCTGCACATCGTCGTGGGCGAGCTGCGGGCGGTGGCGCACGTCGAGGAGACGCTGGCCTTCCTGCGCACGCTCAGCGGCTGA
- a CDS encoding anthranilate synthase component I, whose amino-acid sequence MSTAQQPNLQPDGATTSRDEFLALADRHRVVPVIRTVLADAETPLSAYRKLAGGRPGTFLLESAAAGQSWSRWSFVGAPAPAALTVVDGAATWIGKAPAGAPSGGDPIEALGEVLRLLSSERIEGLPPLNGGMVGYLAYDAVRRLERLPDTTVDDLHLPEMVWLLATDLAAIDHHEGTITLIANAVNWDGSADRVDEAYADAVARLDAMEAALAAPLASSVASFTRPEPEYTAQRTVEEYSAIVEKLVGDIEAGEAFQVVPSQRFSVPSDADPIDVYRVLRASNPSPYMYLVQVPAPDGSVAFSIVGSSPEALVTVSDGTATTHPIAGTRWRGASAEEDLLLEKDLQADEKENSEHLMLVDLGRNDLGRVCTPGTVRVTDYRRIERYSHVMHLVSTVSGDLAPGRQALDAVAACFPAGTLTGAPKVRAMELIDEAEITRRGLYGGIVGYLDFAGDADTAIAIRTAVLKDGTAYVQAGGGVVADSVGEYEYNESRNKALAALKAVAAANTLRGVTGEAR is encoded by the coding sequence ATGAGTACCGCACAGCAGCCGAACCTGCAGCCCGACGGCGCGACCACCAGCCGAGACGAGTTCCTCGCGCTCGCGGACCGGCATCGCGTGGTGCCCGTGATCCGCACGGTGCTCGCCGACGCCGAGACGCCGCTCTCGGCGTACCGCAAGCTCGCCGGGGGCCGACCCGGCACCTTCCTGCTCGAATCCGCCGCGGCCGGGCAGTCCTGGAGTCGATGGTCGTTCGTCGGGGCCCCCGCGCCCGCTGCGCTGACCGTCGTCGACGGTGCCGCCACCTGGATCGGGAAGGCGCCCGCGGGCGCACCGTCGGGCGGGGATCCGATCGAGGCCCTCGGCGAGGTGCTGCGGCTGCTCAGTTCGGAGCGGATCGAGGGGCTGCCGCCGCTCAACGGCGGCATGGTCGGCTACCTCGCCTACGACGCGGTGCGGCGCCTGGAGCGCCTGCCCGACACCACCGTCGACGACCTGCACCTGCCCGAGATGGTGTGGCTGCTCGCGACGGACCTCGCGGCGATCGACCACCACGAGGGCACCATCACCCTCATCGCCAACGCGGTGAACTGGGACGGCTCGGCCGATCGGGTGGACGAGGCGTACGCCGACGCCGTCGCGCGGCTCGACGCCATGGAGGCCGCGCTGGCCGCGCCGCTCGCGTCGTCGGTGGCGTCCTTCACCCGCCCCGAGCCCGAGTACACGGCGCAGCGGACCGTCGAGGAGTACAGCGCGATCGTCGAGAAACTGGTCGGCGACATCGAGGCCGGCGAGGCCTTCCAGGTGGTTCCCTCACAGCGCTTCTCGGTCCCCAGCGACGCCGACCCGATCGACGTCTACCGGGTGCTGCGGGCGTCGAACCCCAGTCCGTACATGTACCTCGTCCAGGTCCCCGCGCCCGACGGCTCCGTCGCCTTCTCCATCGTCGGCTCCAGCCCCGAGGCGCTCGTCACCGTCTCCGACGGCACCGCCACCACGCACCCGATCGCGGGCACCCGATGGCGCGGGGCCTCCGCCGAGGAGGACCTGCTGCTGGAGAAGGACCTGCAGGCCGACGAGAAGGAGAACAGCGAGCACTTGATGCTCGTCGACCTCGGCCGCAACGATCTCGGCCGCGTGTGCACGCCCGGCACCGTCCGCGTCACCGATTACCGCCGCATCGAGCGCTACAGCCACGTCATGCACCTGGTCTCGACGGTCTCGGGCGACCTCGCGCCGGGGAGGCAGGCGCTCGACGCCGTTGCGGCCTGCTTCCCCGCGGGCACTCTCACGGGCGCGCCGAAGGTGCGCGCGATGGAGCTCATCGACGAAGCGGAGATCACCCGGCGCGGCCTCTACGGCGGCATCGTCGGCTATCTCGACTTCGCCGGCGACGCCGACACCGCGATCGCCATCCGCACCGCGGTGCTCAAAGACGGCACCGCGTACGTGCAGGCCGGCGGCGGCGTCGTGGCCGACTCCGTCGGCGAGTACGAGTACAACGAGTCGCGCAACAAGGCGCTCGCGGCGCTCAAGGCCGTCGCCGCGGCCAACACGCTGCGCGGCGTGACGGGGGAGGCCCGATGA
- a CDS encoding TIGR02234 family membrane protein: MNAKRNLAIASLLLAGAAGAVWGSSRMSWMGVTIADGLTVERSVDVAGHTWAPALAALWLVFLAAIAAGLALKNWARGVVAVIVAVAAIGTAYPAVTVLTQEPDIGYLEKILRDAPADGDAGGVIMGNKDYISQVDPALAGPWVAILGAVLAVLAATLLMRSLRRGGMGSQYVSPAARRAELEQRVFDGAAAEPSSERDLWDALDGGDDPTETEGTRPETERGAGPERPRAEG; the protein is encoded by the coding sequence ATGAACGCCAAGCGGAACCTCGCGATCGCTTCGCTGCTGCTGGCCGGGGCGGCGGGCGCCGTCTGGGGATCCAGCCGGATGTCGTGGATGGGCGTGACGATCGCGGACGGGCTGACCGTCGAGCGATCCGTGGACGTCGCCGGGCACACCTGGGCGCCCGCACTGGCGGCACTGTGGCTGGTCTTCCTCGCAGCGATCGCCGCGGGCCTGGCGCTGAAGAACTGGGCCCGGGGCGTGGTGGCCGTGATCGTCGCGGTGGCCGCGATCGGCACCGCCTACCCGGCCGTCACGGTGCTCACGCAGGAGCCGGACATCGGCTACCTGGAGAAGATCCTGCGCGATGCGCCGGCCGACGGTGATGCGGGCGGCGTGATCATGGGCAACAAGGACTACATCTCCCAGGTGGACCCGGCCCTGGCCGGCCCGTGGGTCGCGATCCTGGGAGCCGTGCTGGCGGTGCTCGCCGCGACGCTGCTCATGCGCAGCCTCCGGCGCGGCGGCATGGGCTCGCAGTACGTCTCGCCCGCCGCGCGACGGGCCGAGCTCGAGCAGCGCGTCTTCGACGGCGCCGCCGCGGAACCGTCCTCCGAGCGCGACCTGTGGGACGCGCTCGACGGCGGCGACGACCCCACGGAGACCGAGGGCACGCGCCCGGAGACGGAGCGGGGGGCCGGACCGGAGCGCCCCCGGGCCGAGGGCTAA
- a CDS encoding N-acetylglucosamine kinase → MNTAVIGLDIGGSKTQAVRAENGVVVTEALSGSANISSVGRDEAGRQLDIALARLGVDGVGAVCAGAAGVETPAGAATLTALLAERVPGARIRVVHDSQLILAAAGVRDGIAVISGTGAVAWGRKDERRARAGGWGYLLGDEGSGYWVAKEAVRRTLIRLDRDESADHLGQQLAADCGLQGTEELLDHFYAQQERRYWAGRARVVFELAQSGDAASIEIVEEAARALTDIAVSVAERIGSTGPVVLAGGLAVHQPALQRRVRHHLGMRGISDLRVLTVDPVRGAVQIALRELGRRGSQR, encoded by the coding sequence ATGAACACCGCTGTGATCGGCCTCGACATCGGGGGCTCCAAGACGCAGGCGGTCCGCGCCGAGAACGGTGTGGTGGTCACCGAGGCCCTGTCCGGCAGCGCGAACATCTCCTCGGTGGGCCGCGACGAGGCCGGGCGCCAGCTCGACATCGCCCTCGCCCGCCTCGGCGTCGACGGGGTGGGGGCGGTGTGCGCCGGCGCGGCCGGGGTGGAGACCCCGGCGGGCGCGGCCACCCTGACCGCGCTGCTCGCCGAACGCGTCCCGGGGGCCCGCATCCGGGTGGTGCACGACAGCCAGCTCATCCTCGCCGCGGCCGGCGTCCGCGACGGCATCGCCGTCATCTCCGGCACCGGCGCCGTCGCCTGGGGACGGAAGGACGAGCGGCGCGCCCGCGCGGGCGGCTGGGGCTACCTCCTCGGGGACGAGGGCAGCGGTTACTGGGTCGCCAAGGAGGCGGTCCGCCGCACCCTGATCCGACTCGACCGCGACGAGTCCGCCGATCACCTGGGCCAGCAGCTCGCCGCGGACTGCGGCCTGCAGGGGACGGAGGAGCTGCTCGATCACTTCTACGCGCAGCAGGAACGGCGGTACTGGGCCGGTCGCGCGCGCGTCGTCTTCGAGCTGGCGCAGTCCGGCGATGCGGCGAGCATCGAGATCGTCGAGGAGGCGGCGCGCGCACTGACGGACATCGCGGTGTCGGTGGCCGAGCGGATCGGCTCGACGGGGCCGGTGGTCCTCGCCGGGGGGCTGGCGGTGCACCAGCCCGCCCTGCAGCGCCGCGTCCGGCACCACTTGGGCATGCGCGGGATCTCCGATCTGCGCGTGCTCACCGTCGACCCGGTGCGGGGCGCCGTCCAGATCGCGTTGCGCGAACTGGGACGACGGGGCTCGCAGCGCTAG
- the hisI gene encoding phosphoribosyl-AMP cyclohydrolase, producing MTELDSAIAGRLKRNADGLVAAIAQEEGTGDVLMMAWMNDEALAMTLATRKGTYYSRSRQQLWVKGETSGHVQEVRGVRLDCDGDTVLLTVRQTGPACHTGTHTCFDGDLLLGAE from the coding sequence ATGACGGAGCTCGACAGCGCGATCGCCGGCCGGCTCAAGCGCAACGCCGACGGACTCGTCGCCGCCATCGCGCAGGAGGAGGGCACCGGCGACGTCCTCATGATGGCCTGGATGAACGACGAGGCCCTCGCGATGACCCTCGCGACCCGCAAGGGCACGTACTACTCGCGCTCGCGGCAGCAGCTGTGGGTCAAGGGGGAGACCTCGGGCCACGTGCAGGAGGTGCGCGGCGTGCGGCTCGACTGCGACGGCGACACGGTTCTGCTCACGGTCCGCCAGACCGGGCCCGCGTGCCACACGGGCACGCACACCTGCTTCGACGGTGACCTGCTCCTCGGGGCGGAGTGA
- the trpC gene encoding indole-3-glycerol phosphate synthase TrpC, producing MTSPTALDSIIEGVRADLAAREALVDLAAIKAAAKAAPPAIDATAALREPGIAVIAEVKRASPSKGDLAGIADPAMLACEYEAGGARAISVLTEERRFKGSLADLDAVRERVRIPVLRKDFIVTPYQIHEARAHGADIVLLIVAALEQPVLVSLLDRIESLGMTALVEVHTEDEADRAMEAGATVIGVNARNLKTLEVDRDSFARIAPGLPSSVIKIAESGVRDSRDLLTYAGQGADGVLVGEGLVTAGDPRTAVADLVTAGSHPSCPRPAR from the coding sequence GTGACTTCACCCACTGCTCTCGACTCGATCATCGAGGGTGTGCGCGCGGACCTGGCGGCCCGTGAGGCCCTCGTCGACCTCGCCGCGATCAAGGCGGCCGCCAAGGCCGCGCCGCCCGCGATCGACGCCACCGCGGCCCTGCGTGAGCCCGGTATCGCCGTCATCGCCGAGGTCAAGCGCGCCAGCCCGTCGAAGGGCGATCTGGCCGGGATCGCCGATCCCGCGATGCTCGCCTGCGAGTACGAGGCCGGGGGCGCACGCGCGATCAGCGTGCTCACCGAGGAGCGCCGTTTCAAGGGCTCGCTGGCCGATCTCGACGCGGTCCGCGAGCGGGTGCGGATCCCCGTGCTGCGCAAGGACTTCATCGTCACGCCGTATCAGATCCACGAGGCCCGCGCGCACGGCGCCGACATCGTGCTGCTCATCGTCGCGGCGCTCGAACAGCCGGTCCTGGTCTCGCTGCTGGACCGGATCGAATCGCTGGGCATGACCGCGCTCGTCGAGGTGCACACCGAGGACGAGGCCGATCGCGCCATGGAGGCCGGGGCCACCGTGATCGGCGTGAACGCCCGCAACCTCAAGACCCTCGAGGTCGATCGCGACTCCTTCGCGCGGATCGCGCCGGGCCTGCCCTCGTCGGTGATCAAGATCGCCGAGTCGGGCGTGCGCGACAGCCGCGACCTGCTCACCTACGCCGGCCAGGGTGCCGACGGGGTGCTCGTGGGCGAGGGCCTGGTCACCGCCGGCGACCCCCGCACCGCCGTCGCCGACCTGGTGACCGCCGGCTCGCACCCGAGCTGCCCGCGCCCCGCGCGCTAG
- the hisF gene encoding imidazole glycerol phosphate synthase subunit HisF, which yields MTVAVRVIPCLDVDDGRVVKGVNFQNLRDAGDPVELAAAYDAQGADELTFLDVTASSSGRGTMLEVVRRTAEQVFIPLTVGGGVRSVEDVDTLLRAGADKVSVNTAAIVRPELLRELSNRFGSQCIVLSVDARTVPDGEEPTPSGWEVTTHGGRKGTGIDAIEWARRGEELGVGEILLNSMDADGTKAGFDLRMITAARAAVHIPVIASGGAGAVEHFAPAVEAGADAVLAASVFHFGDMTIGEVKDEMAEHALVVRR from the coding sequence ATGACGGTGGCCGTGCGCGTGATCCCGTGCCTGGACGTCGACGACGGGCGCGTCGTCAAGGGCGTCAATTTCCAGAACCTGCGTGACGCGGGCGATCCCGTCGAGCTGGCCGCCGCGTACGACGCGCAGGGCGCCGACGAACTGACCTTCCTCGACGTCACCGCATCGAGCTCGGGCCGCGGCACCATGCTCGAAGTGGTACGCCGCACCGCCGAACAGGTCTTCATCCCGCTCACCGTCGGCGGCGGCGTCCGCTCGGTCGAGGACGTCGACACCCTGCTGCGCGCGGGCGCCGACAAGGTCTCCGTGAACACCGCCGCGATCGTCCGCCCGGAACTGCTGCGCGAGCTGTCCAACCGGTTCGGCAGCCAGTGCATCGTGCTCTCCGTCGACGCCCGCACCGTCCCCGACGGCGAGGAGCCGACACCGTCGGGCTGGGAGGTCACCACGCACGGCGGCCGCAAGGGCACCGGCATCGACGCCATCGAATGGGCCCGCCGCGGTGAGGAACTCGGCGTGGGCGAGATCCTGCTGAATTCGATGGACGCCGACGGCACCAAGGCCGGCTTCGACCTGCGGATGATCACCGCCGCCCGCGCGGCCGTGCACATCCCCGTCATCGCCTCCGGCGGCGCGGGTGCGGTCGAGCACTTCGCGCCCGCCGTCGAGGCGGGTGCCGACGCGGTGCTCGCCGCCAGTGTCTTCCACTTCGGGGACATGACGATCGGTGAGGTCAAGGACGAGATGGCCGAGCACGCCCTGGTGGTGCGGCGATGA
- a CDS encoding ABC transporter substrate-binding protein: MTTRTTARRRLPALLAAIALTGATLAGCGDRATEATTATVTGAAGQQLNLTSKQDRIVPGKNEAAAALLPQAVRDRGTLRVAHGSGAGNAPFYFPATDDERVFIGDESDIAQLIAGTLGLRLEESNTSWEGLFLGIDSGQFDLGVSNITVTEARKQKYDFATYRKDDLAVEVQESSSLTFNGPDSFSGKTVAVGSGTNQERILQRYDADLRAAGKPGITVKNYQDNTGVYAALASGQIDAYFGPNPISAFHVAQTKGTPNATKIVGRVSGAGSTLQGLIGATTRKDSGIIRAVQAALESTIRSGDYAKVLARWGLEAEAVPASEINPPGLPITDK, encoded by the coding sequence ATGACCACGCGCACGACCGCCCGACGACGCCTCCCCGCCCTGCTGGCGGCGATCGCCCTCACCGGCGCGACTCTGGCGGGATGCGGCGACCGGGCCACCGAGGCGACCACTGCGACCGTGACCGGCGCTGCGGGCCAGCAGCTCAACCTCACCAGCAAGCAGGACCGCATCGTCCCAGGGAAGAACGAGGCCGCGGCGGCGCTGCTCCCCCAGGCCGTCCGAGACCGCGGCACGCTGCGGGTGGCGCACGGCTCGGGAGCGGGCAACGCGCCGTTCTACTTCCCCGCCACCGACGACGAGCGCGTCTTCATCGGCGACGAGTCGGACATCGCGCAGCTCATCGCCGGAACACTGGGCCTGCGGCTCGAGGAGTCCAACACCTCGTGGGAGGGCCTGTTCCTCGGCATCGACAGCGGCCAGTTCGATCTGGGCGTCTCCAACATCACCGTCACCGAGGCGCGCAAGCAGAAGTACGACTTCGCGACGTATCGCAAGGACGACCTGGCCGTCGAGGTGCAGGAGTCCTCCTCGCTCACCTTCAACGGGCCCGACTCCTTCTCCGGGAAGACGGTGGCCGTGGGCTCCGGCACCAACCAGGAGCGGATCCTGCAACGCTACGACGCCGACCTGCGGGCGGCGGGGAAGCCGGGCATCACGGTCAAGAACTACCAGGACAACACCGGCGTCTACGCCGCGCTCGCGTCGGGACAGATCGATGCGTACTTCGGTCCCAATCCGATCTCGGCGTTCCACGTCGCGCAGACCAAGGGCACGCCGAACGCGACCAAGATCGTCGGGCGGGTCTCCGGTGCCGGGTCGACCCTGCAGGGCCTGATCGGGGCGACTACACGCAAGGACAGCGGCATCATCCGTGCGGTGCAGGCCGCGCTGGAGTCGACGATCCGCAGTGGCGACTACGCGAAGGTGCTGGCCCGCTGGGGGCTGGAGGCCGAGGCGGTGCCCGCCTCGGAGATCAACCCGCCGGGACTGCCGATCACCGACAAGTGA